The Trichoderma breve strain T069 chromosome 2, whole genome shotgun sequence DNA segment GCCATAGCATACTTCACCCTCATCCGCAGCCAGCCTTCCTACTCTACATTCCTTCGGAGTCATGGCCTTCAAATTATGCGGCTCTTCTGTCAACTTTGGGATAATTTTCAGCACATTGTTACGACCCATGTTGGTGTAATCGTGTTGATTAACGCTTGCCGAGACATGCTCGTCCCACCATGCTGTGTTGAAAATTATCAGAGGAGCTTATTTCATGGACCTTGGTGCAAGGGGTGAACATACCGCAAGCATTTGGGATGCTTTCGAATGGATAATCTATAGAAAACATGATAGATTGTACGCCAACTTCACCCATAGCGCACATTAACGCAGGTGTGGAGAAATGGCCAGAAGTTGTAATGAAGAGCTGTTCGCCAAAATAATCACGAACGAGTTTATCCTTGCGCATAGGCATATTGGGGAACCGGCTGCGATCAAGCTTATGATCGATGCGGTAGATGTCATACGGGCTTGAGTGAGGTCAGCATCGGTGTAGAATCTAGAATTGGGAATGTACATGAAACTTACATATGCTCGCCCATATGCCCAAAAATCACCTTGACCTTTGGAAATCGATCCAATACACCATTTGTGACGATGCCCAGAATATGCATATTGAGACGATCCGCGTATCCCAAGGCAGAAAAGTCGAGCCAAGGACGGCCGTCCCACATCAACTTGTGAATCAGCTTATT contains these protein-coding regions:
- a CDS encoding amidohydrolase domain-containing protein, with translation MFGKIALEECWTIQEELANNDPGKFVAAGTGSRLTNELLDIHGTRLRQMDENNVDFMVLSFNSPGCQGISDKSQAEAQATLANDRMEAEVMKAPNRFAAFAALSMHDPAQAAAELRRCMTEKKGFVGVLLNDYQSCGEDGNGMLYYDQPEYDVFWQAANDLEAPVYMHPRPSNKLIHKLMWDGRPWLDFSALGYADRLNMHILGIVTNGVLDRFPKVKVIFGHMGEHIPYDIYRIDHKLDRSRFPNMPMRKDKLVRDYFGEQLFITTSGHFSTPALMCAMGEVGVQSIMFSIDYPFESIPNACAWWDEHVSASVNQHDYTNMGRNNVLKIIPKLTEEPHNLKAMTPKECRVGRLAADEGEVCYGLYNKSWNKREIKVVPS